The nucleotide window CTGATGGACCTGCAGATGCCCGGGATGAGCGGGGTGGAGGCCATCGGCGCCCTCCATCGCGAATTCCCGGAAGCCAGGGTGGTGGTGTTGACCACCTACCAGGGCGATGCGCAGGCGCTGCGCGCGTTCAAGGCCGGGGCGGCGGGTTACCTGCTCAAGAGCATGCTGCGGCGCGAACTGGTGGACACCATCCGCAGTGTGCACGCCGGCCGCCGCCGCATGCCGCCCGAGATCGCGGCCGGCATCGCCGAACACGCCTCCGACGATGCCCTGAGCCAGCGCGAGATCGAGGTGCTGCGGCAGGTGGCCGACGGCAACGGCAACAAGCGCATCGCCCAGTTGCTCGGCATTTCCGAGGAAACGGTGAAGGCGCACATGAAGAACATCCTGTCCAAGCTGGATGCCAACGACCGCACCCACGCGGTCACCATCGCGGTGCGTCGGGGCATCATCGACCTCTGAAGCGGATTTAAGGAGTTCTTAAAGAGGCTGCGGGAGCATGGCGTGGCCGGATATCCGGCTCC belongs to Pseudoxanthomonas sp. F37 and includes:
- a CDS encoding response regulator transcription factor, with translation MPIRILTVDDHPLLREGIAAVIEGQPDMQLVGEAANGLEALQVFRDCRPDVTLMDLQMPGMSGVEAIGALHREFPEARVVVLTTYQGDAQALRAFKAGAAGYLLKSMLRRELVDTIRSVHAGRRRMPPEIAAGIAEHASDDALSQREIEVLRQVADGNGNKRIAQLLGISEETVKAHMKNILSKLDANDRTHAVTIAVRRGIIDL